The region AAGCAGAATTCAAGCAGCTTATGATCCAGAAACGGGACCCGGACTTCCAGCGAATGGGCCATGCTGATGCGGTCAGTAAGGGCCAGAATATCATCTGGCAGGTAGGTATGGATATCCTGGTAAAAAACCCGGTTCAACGGGGAAATATCCCTGGGCCGATGAAAAAATGCCTTCAGGTGTGCCTCGATACGGGAGGGATCGATCTGGCGACGGATATCGGGATGATATAACTGATGGCGCTGGGAGGCGGCCAGAAGCGAGATAAATTGCAGATACCGTGACGAAGCTGGCAGGCCGGATCCTCTGATGAATCTTTTCAGGCGGTTGATGGCAGGATTGCCATTGGCCTGCTCAGGAATCCCCATAGCCAGGGGATGAATTACCCGCTGGCGCATCCAGCGGGGGATATGATCGTACCAGTCCCCCAGTTGAAATCCGAGGTATCTTTCATATCCCCCAAACAGCTCATCGCCGCCCAAGCCCGACAGAGCGACAGTCACCTGGCTCTTGGCCAGCTCGGACACATAGTAGGAAGGAATGGCTGAATCATCGGCCAGAGGCTCATCAAGGGCCTGCACAATCCGGTGGAGAACATCAACGGCCTGGGGCTGGACTTCCTGCTCGTAGTGGCAGGCTTCATAGTGCCGGGCGACCATACGGGCATAAGGGCGCTCGTCGTCAAAGCCGCCTGTTGATCCGCCAAAGCCGATGGTGAAGGTCCGCACCGCTGAGGGAAGATTCCTGGCCATGAGGGCCACCACGCATCCTGAATCCACACCACCGCTTAAGAAAGCACCCAGAGGCACCTCACTCATCAGGTGAATCCGGACCGACTCTTCCATCAGCTCCATTACCCCTTCCAGAAAGTATGATTCCGGTTTGCCGTAATCCGGCGCGATAACCAGATTCCAGTAGGACCGAATGTGCACTCCTCCGGGAGTGACGGTCATGAGATGCCCGGGACACAGCTTATGGATTCCGCTGAAAATAGTCAGCGGAGCTGGAATATAGGACAGGGTAAAATAGGCATCCAGGGCATCAAGATCCACCCTGCGCTGAACCCCTTTGATCTTCAGCAGGGACTTCAGCTCAGAACCAAACAGGATTCCTGCCGCGGTCCGGGTATAGAAGAGCGGTTTGATGCCCAGCCGGTCGCGGGCCAGCAGCAGCTTCCGGTTGCGGATATCCCAGAGGGCAAAGCCAAACATGCCCCGCAAAAAAGCAGGCATCTTTTCGCCATATT is a window of bacterium DNA encoding:
- the asnB gene encoding asparagine synthase (glutamine-hydrolyzing), which encodes MCGIFGIYNFSQPELGVEFPDLKLMGDAIAHRGPDAEGFYLDKNLGFGSRRLSIIDRSGGQQPIANEDGTIRVVYNGEIYNYRHLRQSLEQKGHRFSTGSDTEVLVHLYEEYGEKMPAFLRGMFGFALWDIRNRKLLLARDRLGIKPLFYTRTAAGILFGSELKSLLKIKGVQRRVDLDALDAYFTLSYIPAPLTIFSGIHKLCPGHLMTVTPGGVHIRSYWNLVIAPDYGKPESYFLEGVMELMEESVRIHLMSEVPLGAFLSGGVDSGCVVALMARNLPSAVRTFTIGFGGSTGGFDDERPYARMVARHYEACHYEQEVQPQAVDVLHRIVQALDEPLADDSAIPSYYVSELAKSQVTVALSGLGGDELFGGYERYLGFQLGDWYDHIPRWMRQRVIHPLAMGIPEQANGNPAINRLKRFIRGSGLPASSRYLQFISLLAASQRHQLYHPDIRRQIDPSRIEAHLKAFFHRPRDISPLNRVFYQDIHTYLPDDILALTDRISMAHSLEVRVPFLDHKLLEFCFRIPSEMKLKFFQKKYLLKKCGASLLPPAVLRHKKQGFVGPIAHWLRSDLKPYVCEMLSRERLRESGFFDPGAVRKILDEHFSRKETHDKLIFALLLFQVWQAEYL